One window from the genome of Mucilaginibacter ginsenosidivorans encodes:
- a CDS encoding ABC transporter permease: MIKNYLKVAWRNLWKNKVFSAINIIGLAVGMAACIVIMLFVHYEKSFDDFQTQNIYRLNEVQTIGSEGAKQKVALSMFPMGPTLQQEFPEIKTFSRIHWTDKYQLTEKDKKIFLQQAFFVDSTFLKIFNFQVIRGDKLNGLLKPHSAMITEETAKKLFGDQDPIGKTITHYSNDTTSFIVTGVLANVPKNSQLQFDALFSFNTIIRPDMYKNWGGNWLDTYFVLTPGTNQAALEAKFPAYLKKYLKGDSWKYYQLFLLKYKDVHAGSADIGLDYINFQKFDKKTTNLFAIIALIVLVIACVNFINLSTARSVERAKEVGIRKSIGAYRFQLAAQFLSETVMISFLSLVFAIVLVELSLPYINNLSERDITLNVFNSFGVIGAVFGGTILVGLLSGIYPAIYLSSFQAVKVLKGSIQVGKNKGLMRNILVVTQFTSAIFLMIATVFVLRQLNFMQKQDPGYTRDQIVNVKLDGVTYKKYDQFKNALSGNTLVEGVTASQDILGSHLDQTGVTFRPHDGPRQDLGTTLLVVDSNYLSLYNMKLVAGRNFSGDTAMDTRQYIVNEALGHELLKDHPKRPLSSLVGEHFGFDSLGTIVGVAKNFNFNSLHYKVEPLFMISARKFGFGNVSVKINGSRTAEALAFIKAKWAAINPDSPIEYQFLDDHFNEVYKADSQQSQIVGILSGLAIFISCLGLFGLASYSAEKRVKEIGVRKVLGASVQRIVILLSGRFLVLVLIANVIAIPLALLAMNRWLRDFAYRIDLSATVAVAVLLVSVIIAMVTISFQAVKAATANPVKSLRSE; this comes from the coding sequence ATGATAAAAAACTATCTCAAAGTTGCCTGGCGCAACCTGTGGAAAAACAAGGTTTTTTCGGCCATCAACATTATCGGTTTGGCTGTTGGCATGGCGGCCTGCATTGTTATTATGCTTTTTGTACACTACGAAAAAAGCTTTGATGACTTTCAAACGCAAAATATTTATCGTTTGAACGAAGTGCAAACCATAGGCAGTGAAGGTGCTAAACAAAAAGTAGCGTTGTCCATGTTCCCCATGGGGCCTACACTGCAGCAGGAATTCCCTGAGATAAAAACATTTTCCCGGATACATTGGACCGATAAATATCAACTGACCGAAAAGGATAAGAAAATATTCCTGCAACAGGCTTTCTTTGTCGACTCTACTTTTCTCAAAATATTCAATTTCCAGGTTATCAGAGGCGACAAACTGAACGGGCTGCTTAAACCGCATTCGGCTATGATAACCGAAGAGACCGCAAAAAAGCTTTTTGGCGATCAGGATCCGATAGGTAAAACTATTACCCATTACAGCAACGATACAACAAGCTTCATTGTTACAGGTGTTTTGGCAAATGTTCCTAAAAACTCGCAGTTGCAGTTCGATGCATTATTTTCGTTCAATACCATCATCAGGCCCGATATGTATAAAAACTGGGGAGGTAACTGGCTTGATACTTATTTTGTACTGACCCCGGGCACCAATCAGGCAGCGCTGGAAGCCAAATTCCCGGCATACCTGAAGAAATACTTGAAGGGCGATAGCTGGAAGTATTACCAATTGTTCCTGCTAAAGTACAAAGACGTTCACGCGGGTTCGGCCGATATAGGTCTGGATTATATTAATTTTCAAAAGTTCGATAAAAAGACCACCAACCTCTTCGCGATCATTGCGCTTATCGTGCTGGTTATAGCCTGCGTCAACTTTATCAATCTGTCCACCGCGCGATCGGTTGAAAGGGCCAAAGAGGTCGGCATCCGCAAGTCGATAGGGGCATACCGTTTTCAACTGGCTGCCCAGTTTTTGAGCGAAACGGTGATGATATCGTTTCTCTCGCTTGTGTTTGCAATTGTACTGGTCGAATTGTCGCTGCCTTATATTAACAACCTGAGTGAAAGGGATATAACATTAAATGTGTTTAATAGTTTTGGCGTGATAGGTGCAGTGTTTGGAGGGACTATACTCGTCGGCCTGCTGTCAGGTATATACCCGGCAATTTACCTGTCTTCGTTCCAGGCAGTTAAGGTACTGAAAGGTTCTATCCAGGTTGGGAAAAACAAGGGTCTCATGCGAAACATCCTTGTGGTAACTCAATTCACGAGTGCAATCTTCCTGATGATAGCAACTGTTTTTGTACTGAGGCAATTAAACTTTATGCAAAAACAAGACCCAGGTTATACCCGCGACCAGATAGTAAACGTGAAGCTGGACGGCGTTACTTATAAGAAATATGACCAGTTTAAAAATGCGCTGTCAGGCAATACGTTGGTCGAGGGTGTAACTGCATCGCAAGACATCCTGGGTAGCCATCTCGATCAAACCGGTGTTACGTTCCGTCCTCACGACGGCCCACGCCAGGATCTGGGCACAACCTTGCTGGTGGTTGATAGTAATTACCTGTCGCTATACAATATGAAACTGGTGGCTGGTCGCAATTTTTCGGGAGATACTGCGATGGACACAAGGCAATATATTGTGAACGAGGCGCTCGGTCACGAGTTGTTAAAAGATCATCCAAAGCGGCCGTTATCGTCGCTGGTAGGCGAGCATTTTGGTTTTGATTCGCTGGGCACCATTGTAGGTGTCGCTAAAAACTTCAACTTTAATTCACTGCATTATAAAGTTGAACCTTTATTTATGATAAGTGCGCGAAAATTTGGTTTTGGTAACGTTTCCGTTAAAATAAACGGAAGCCGTACGGCCGAGGCGCTGGCGTTCATCAAAGCGAAATGGGCGGCAATTAACCCAGACAGCCCGATAGAATACCAGTTTCTTGACGATCATTTTAATGAGGTTTATAAAGCTGACAGCCAGCAAAGCCAGATCGTGGGGATACTCTCCGGGCTTGCCATATTCATATCTTGCCTTGGCCTGTTCGGGCTGGCGTCTTATTCAGCAGAAAAGCGGGTGAAAGAAATAGGGGTACGGAAGGTGTTGGGCGCATCGGTTCAGAGGATAGTGATATTACTTTCCGGCCGCTTCCTGGTGCTTGTATTAATCGCTAATGTAATTGCTATTCCGTTGGCATTGCTGGCAATGAACCGGTGGCTGCGGGATTTTGCGTACCGTATCGATCTGTCGGCAACTGTGGCTGTAGCGGTTCTTTTGGTCTCGGTTATTATCGCGATGGTAACAATCAGCTTCCAGGCCGTAAAAGCGGCTACTGCAAACCCTGTAAAGAGTTTACGAAGTGAATGA
- a CDS encoding DUF4097 family beta strand repeat-containing protein: protein MKTFLTLFIVACQTTFALAQDDRTPYLTKSLANDAISNVVVSTSAGGIQVSGRTGEAPRIEVYIRGNNNRELSKAEIEKKLAEDYEMNIDVNGHELRAIVKTRHDFHNWNNGMSISFKIYVPQNVSTDLQTSGGGISLDYLKGNETFKTSGGGLNIDHLTGVIHGRTSGGGIRVTNSDNDIDLNTSGGGITARNCSGKIRLVTSGGGLELDDLRGDIDAHTSGGGIRGGNIRGELVTGTSGGGIELRNMDCSLEANTSGGSLSAEMKHVGKYLRLSSSAGNVEVELPAKQGLDLNLRGDRVEQIQFSGFKGDWDKEHVRGKVNGGGSPVDVSANGNVSVRFN from the coding sequence ATGAAAACCTTTTTAACATTATTTATCGTAGCCTGCCAAACCACATTTGCTTTGGCGCAGGACGACAGAACCCCATACCTGACCAAATCTCTGGCCAACGATGCAATCAGCAACGTTGTGGTAAGTACCTCGGCAGGTGGTATACAGGTAAGCGGCAGAACAGGCGAAGCCCCACGTATCGAAGTTTATATCAGGGGTAACAACAATCGCGAACTCTCAAAAGCCGAAATTGAAAAGAAATTGGCAGAAGATTATGAGATGAACATTGACGTAAACGGTCATGAACTGAGGGCCATTGTTAAAACAAGGCACGATTTTCATAATTGGAACAATGGCATGAGCATTTCATTCAAGATATACGTGCCGCAAAACGTTTCAACCGATCTGCAAACCAGCGGTGGCGGGATAAGCCTCGACTATCTGAAAGGGAATGAAACCTTCAAAACGAGCGGTGGTGGTTTAAATATTGACCACCTGACCGGAGTGATACATGGCAGAACGTCGGGCGGGGGCATCCGGGTTACTAATTCGGATAACGATATTGACCTTAACACCAGCGGCGGAGGCATAACTGCCAGGAACTGCAGTGGAAAAATACGTTTGGTAACTTCGGGTGGCGGCCTCGAACTGGACGACCTGAGAGGAGATATTGATGCGCACACCAGCGGCGGCGGCATCAGGGGCGGCAACATCCGGGGTGAATTAGTTACCGGCACGAGCGGTGGCGGTATTGAACTCAGGAATATGGACTGCAGCCTGGAGGCTAATACCAGCGGCGGCAGTTTATCGGCCGAGATGAAACATGTAGGCAAATACCTTCGGCTAAGCAGTAGCGCCGGTAATGTAGAAGTGGAGCTGCCGGCAAAACAGGGTCTCGATCTTAACTTACGCGGCGACAGGGTAGAACAAATCCAGTTTAGCGGGTTTAAAGGCGATTGGGATAAAGAACACGTACGTGGCAAGGTTAACGGCGGTGGTTCCCCTGTCGATGTTTCGGCAAACGGGAATGTAAGTGTGCGTTTCAACTAA
- a CDS encoding FtsX-like permease family protein has protein sequence MIKNYFKIALRNIQRNKLYSLINIAGLTIGLTACLLVATVVLDDLSYDHQWQKADRIYRIISIDKSSKNAIQQFPQSFTGLGPSFKRNFPEVEEYCRMHIAKHRFKMGGNKDGVEMHIISAEPSVWKVLNFDVTGGNPRAFTKGYINMVITEKIKKQYFSNADPVGKVITDLPEFGKPVSYLITGVIKDIPANSTLRSDILTINEMRPDDDILHPEGYGTFSEQYLLLKHGASAKALEAKTNKWFAGYVTNKEMHYSFTFQPIRDIYLRSTDLSGNSEIRGDIKNVYIFSGVAIFLLLIACINFVNLTTARALKRVREAGIRKVLGADRRELIAQFLFESLLFFCISFAAGMFFYVVFLRSVEAYLGHPLTITLQANILLFSITCGAMLIVSVLTGIYPALLVSAQNPVSTLKGKINEYIGSNFLRKTLVVTQFAISVAVLTVTIIVQKQLHFINNKDLGYDKNNLLHFTNISWDGKGDAFKHEVLTIPGIENASIATWYPESGGGGYMTLSADDPAQKGNKLKVWYINGDFDFVRTMKFRLVKGRLLDPKFSRDAINADSLMMQGGNKLDSARNGQSMLISAFTAKMFSVKSLGESVKGATGIPVGIVNNFNNESLKEDMKPVFISASKNMRYGCMLMRIQPGSEKTVLAKLYKVWQHFFPDKVFEYAWSDQELSRQYAAEQKLQQLFTTFSFMILTLAALGLFGLTTFIAEIRVKEIGIRKVLGASVSAISITLSKDFIKLVLIAILVASPVAWYFANRWLENYAYKITLNWWLFALSGLGAITIAIMTISYQTIKAATANPVKSLRSE, from the coding sequence ATGATAAAAAACTATTTTAAGATCGCTCTAAGGAATATTCAGCGCAATAAACTTTATTCGCTGATCAATATTGCCGGACTTACCATCGGCCTTACAGCATGTTTGCTGGTAGCAACCGTGGTTTTAGACGATCTGTCGTATGATCACCAATGGCAGAAAGCCGACCGTATTTATCGCATTATTAGCATCGACAAAAGCAGCAAAAACGCTATTCAGCAATTTCCGCAAAGCTTTACCGGGCTGGGCCCATCTTTCAAAAGGAATTTCCCCGAAGTCGAAGAATATTGCCGGATGCATATAGCAAAACACCGCTTTAAAATGGGAGGTAATAAAGATGGGGTCGAAATGCATATTATATCGGCCGAACCATCGGTGTGGAAGGTGTTAAATTTTGATGTAACGGGGGGGAATCCCCGGGCTTTTACAAAGGGCTACATCAATATGGTCATCACCGAAAAGATAAAAAAACAATATTTTTCCAACGCCGATCCCGTAGGCAAGGTGATTACTGATCTGCCTGAATTTGGTAAGCCGGTTAGTTATTTGATAACAGGGGTTATAAAAGATATTCCGGCGAACTCCACGCTGCGTTCAGACATCCTTACGATTAACGAAATGCGGCCGGACGATGATATTTTGCATCCAGAAGGTTACGGTACTTTTTCGGAACAATATTTATTGCTCAAACATGGTGCATCGGCAAAAGCATTGGAAGCCAAGACCAATAAATGGTTTGCGGGCTATGTTACCAATAAGGAGATGCATTATTCATTCACCTTTCAGCCGATAAGGGATATCTATCTTAGATCGACTGACCTTTCTGGCAACAGTGAGATTCGTGGCGATATTAAAAACGTATATATCTTTTCAGGCGTGGCGATATTCCTGCTGTTGATAGCCTGTATCAACTTTGTGAACCTGACGACCGCACGCGCGCTGAAACGCGTCCGCGAAGCTGGCATACGAAAGGTGTTGGGTGCCGATAGGCGCGAACTGATAGCGCAATTTCTTTTCGAGTCGTTATTGTTTTTTTGTATCTCATTTGCCGCGGGGATGTTTTTTTATGTGGTGTTTTTGAGGTCGGTGGAAGCCTATCTTGGTCACCCGCTTACTATTACGCTGCAAGCCAATATTTTACTTTTTAGCATCACCTGCGGTGCCATGCTTATTGTAAGTGTCCTTACGGGCATTTATCCCGCTTTACTGGTTTCGGCGCAGAACCCGGTTTCGACATTAAAAGGAAAGATAAACGAGTATATCGGAAGCAATTTTCTCCGGAAAACACTGGTGGTCACTCAATTTGCCATTTCTGTGGCGGTGCTTACGGTAACCATTATTGTACAAAAGCAACTGCACTTTATAAACAATAAGGATCTGGGATACGATAAGAATAATTTACTTCATTTTACCAACATCAGCTGGGACGGTAAGGGAGATGCTTTTAAGCACGAGGTATTGACCATTCCGGGTATCGAAAATGCAAGTATAGCTACCTGGTACCCCGAAAGCGGCGGTGGCGGATACATGACGCTCAGCGCGGATGACCCAGCCCAGAAAGGTAACAAATTGAAGGTTTGGTACATAAATGGTGATTTTGATTTTGTGCGGACTATGAAATTTCGCCTTGTAAAAGGTCGTCTGCTCGACCCGAAATTTAGCAGGGATGCCATAAACGCCGACTCGTTGATGATGCAGGGCGGAAATAAACTTGATTCGGCCAGGAACGGACAATCTATGCTGATATCAGCTTTTACAGCAAAAATGTTTTCTGTTAAGAGCCTTGGGGAATCTGTTAAAGGTGCAACCGGAATACCAGTAGGTATTGTTAATAATTTCAACAACGAGTCGTTAAAAGAGGACATGAAGCCCGTGTTCATCAGCGCGTCAAAAAACATGCGCTATGGATGCATGCTGATGCGGATTCAGCCCGGGTCGGAAAAAACTGTTCTAGCAAAACTATACAAGGTCTGGCAGCACTTCTTTCCGGATAAGGTATTTGAATACGCCTGGTCGGACCAGGAACTTAGCAGGCAATACGCCGCTGAGCAAAAACTTCAACAGTTGTTTACCACATTCAGCTTCATGATACTAACGCTGGCTGCATTAGGCCTATTTGGGCTGACAACATTTATTGCGGAGATAAGAGTAAAGGAAATAGGTATAAGAAAAGTATTAGGAGCTTCTGTATCAGCTATATCGATTACATTATCTAAAGACTTTATTAAGCTGGTTTTAATCGCTATACTGGTAGCCTCACCAGTGGCCTGGTATTTTGCCAATAGATGGCTGGAAAATTATGCCTATAAAATCACGCTGAACTGGTGGCTTTTTGCATTGTCCGGTTTGGGCGCAATTACTATAGCGATCATGACCATAAGTTATCAAACGATAAAGGCGGCTACTGCAAACCCGGTAAAGAGTTTGCGGAGCGAATAA
- a CDS encoding DUF4097 family beta strand repeat-containing protein: MKKYLILFIAACQGLSTLAQDNKTPYITKSLTNAGIKNVYVSTSGGSITVSGAPGEEPRIEVYVSGNNGLSNLSKDEIKKRLEENYTLDITTSGGELKAVAKNKHDHNWDWRRSLNIGFKVYVPQNVATKLETSGGSIHLDNLSGQEVFETSGGSLHIDKLTGNIRGRTSGGSITLMNSKDNIDLETSGGSIRASNCSGNIHLETSGGSIRLEDLNGKIGAETSGGSVAANNIKGELKTGTSGGSINLTGLACSLDTYTSGGSIHAQLKEASKFVKIDASGGHVDLELPSKQGFDLNLRADKVTAELGGGSFNGTKEKDRVEGKLNGGGISVDVNGSNRVNLTLN, translated from the coding sequence ATGAAAAAATATTTAATTCTCTTCATAGCAGCCTGCCAGGGTTTGTCCACCTTAGCGCAGGATAACAAAACCCCTTATATAACCAAATCGCTCACCAATGCGGGCATCAAAAATGTATATGTTTCCACATCGGGCGGCAGCATCACGGTAAGCGGCGCTCCAGGTGAAGAACCGAGGATCGAGGTTTACGTTTCGGGCAACAACGGCCTGTCTAACTTGTCGAAAGACGAGATAAAAAAACGCCTTGAGGAAAACTATACACTTGATATAACTACAAGCGGCGGCGAATTAAAAGCGGTAGCAAAAAACAAGCACGATCATAACTGGGATTGGCGCAGATCGTTAAACATCGGTTTTAAAGTATATGTGCCTCAAAATGTAGCTACCAAGCTGGAGACCAGCGGCGGCAGTATTCACCTCGATAATCTCAGCGGCCAGGAAGTATTTGAGACAAGCGGGGGCAGCCTGCATATTGATAAACTGACAGGCAATATCCGTGGGCGTACCTCGGGCGGCAGCATCACGCTTATGAACTCAAAAGACAATATCGACCTCGAAACAAGTGGCGGCAGCATAAGAGCCAGTAATTGTTCGGGCAACATCCATTTGGAAACATCTGGCGGCTCTATCCGTCTTGAGGATTTGAATGGCAAGATCGGCGCTGAAACCAGTGGCGGCAGCGTTGCAGCTAACAATATTAAAGGCGAGCTGAAAACCGGCACATCAGGTGGCAGCATTAACCTTACCGGCCTGGCCTGTAGCCTGGATACTTATACCAGTGGCGGCAGTATCCATGCGCAATTGAAGGAAGCCTCAAAATTTGTGAAGATAGATGCCAGCGGTGGCCATGTAGACCTGGAGCTACCATCAAAACAAGGTTTTGACCTTAACCTGCGTGCCGATAAGGTAACAGCGGAACTTGGCGGGGGCAGTTTCAATGGAACAAAAGAAAAGGACAGAGTAGAAGGTAAATTAAACGGCGGTGGTATCTCGGTAGATGTAAATGGCAGCAACCGTGTTAACCTGACCTTGAACTAA